In Choloepus didactylus isolate mChoDid1 chromosome 18, mChoDid1.pri, whole genome shotgun sequence, the genomic stretch cagttgtgcattcatcaccagaatcaatttttgaaacttttccttactccaaaataaaaataaaagcaaaaagaacccctaactctttccatcccttccatcccaccctattcttcatctaatttttgtccccatttttccactcatctgtccatatgctggataaagggagagcaAGCTGCAAtctatatatagttatacaatcatcttcaagaatcgaggtcactgggttgcagtttgacagcttcaggtatttccctctagccattccaacacactaaagaccaaaaggtggtatctatatagcatataagaataccctccagagtgacctctcaactccatttgaaatctctcaaccactggaaccttatttagTTTcgtctctcttcccccttttggtcaagaagatcctctcagtcccacagtgctgggtccaggctcatctccaggagtcatttcccgcattgccagggtgattcacacccctgggagtcacatcccatgtacgggggagggcagaAAGTTCACCATGCAGGCAAGTTTTGATGAAGTAGAATTTATCTAttgcttcttttgttgctcatgattTTAGTGTCTTATCTAAGAATTCATTGTCAAAGATAAGGGCACGAAGAAttgtccctatgttttcttctaagggttttatagcTTTtcgctcttatatttaggtccttgatccatgctgccagattgcaaaacatcagaaatggagtggcttttataaagggggtttatttggttacaaagttacagtcttaaggccataaagttccaaggtaaagcatcaatcgggtaccttcactgaaggatggccaatggtgctggaaaacctcgttagctaggaaggcacatggctggcgtctgctccaagttctggtttcaaaatggctttctccccgaatgttcctctctaggccacagctcctcttccaaatgtcactctcagttgctcttggggcgtttgtcctttcttggcttctctggagcaagagtctgctttcaatagccatcttcaactgtctctcatctgcagctcctttctcagctcctgtgcgttcttcaaagtgtccctcttggctgtagcaagcttgcttcttctgtctgagcttatacagtgccccagtaaactaatcaaggaccatactgaatgggcagggccacacctccatggaaattatccaatgaaagatctcatccacagttgagtgatcacatttccgcggaaacatccaatcaaaagtctccaacccaatcagcaCCAATATTTTCCTGCAgcaaagactgcatcaaagataatggtgttttggggcaacataatacatcgaaaccaGCACAACCCATTTCAAGTTAATCTTTGTGTATCTGAAATAGAGGTCCAAGTTCATTCTTTTActtgtggatatccagttatcccagcaccatcTGCCCATATTTGGCACCCTTTATGAAAATCAGTTGGTgatagatgtgtgggtctatttctggaccctcaattctattccattgacccATATGTCTAATACCACCAAGTACAAGGTACCTGATTAcctgattactgtaactttgtagtaagttttgaaatcaaggaATATGAGTACTCCAATTttgttctccttcaaaattgttTTTGGCTCTTTGaggtcccttgcaattccatatgaatttgaggatcagctttcccatttctgatgaTGGACAAATGAGCCTCTGGAAATGTTCAGTCAGGCTTCTAAGGCCAGTACATGCCAGGCTGGGGGAGTTTTCTTCGGGAGCATATCCCAGGCTCCTTTCAGTGCTGTTTCATACCCCAAGGGCATATGATGCACAaacattttttctaattttcatgttGGCTCATAGGAACCTCTGGAGTCAACTTAGAGGCCTTGGGAAGGCATCGCGGGTCTGGTCTCCGTCCGGTTGTTGCTCCTCGGTTACCCGAACTTCCTGGAAAACGCCCACAGTCTCGGATGCGGGGCGCCTCTTCTTTGTCCTTGTTTCTTTCCTGCATCCCGGGCCGCCCAGGTCGCCGTTTCCTCCATGGATGCATATCTGCCAGGCCGGCTCCCAGGGCAAAGCGTGTCTGCAGGAGGCAGGCAGAGCGTGTATGGGCCGGAGTGGGGGACGGGGCACACCCAGCAGATCCAGGATGCCAATTGGTGCTCCTGGTGCGTGCACGCGCCCACGCTGACCACTGAGAAGCGCGGACATCCTGCCGCGGCACCCTCTGGGAGCCACCGATCGGAATGGGACGGCTGCTAGAACCAATGCGAGCTCCAGATGGGCTGAGCTTAAGCGCACAGCGGCTTCAGGAACCGCAAGGAAGCTGCGGCCATATTGCATTTGTGCCCAGACTGCAAGAAGAGGCTGATAGTTGTGGAGGGCTGGAGCTGCCACCACTTCACCCGCAATGCCTGCTCCAAACTGAAAAACAGGAGCCACAAGATGGGTCCCACAGGGCTCCCCACTGCACGGGTGTTCTAGGGTGCAGCCTCTTTTTACTCATTGTCCTACTTTGTCCTCAGGCCCCTCCCTTGTCTCCGCCTCCTCCAAGACTGGGCATCTGCCTGCCCACAGCGCCTTTTGTAAAATCTATCAGCGCAGGGAGAGGAGAGCACGTGCGCAGGGGTGACATAGGCCAGGACCAACGGGAGATGGAATGAGGGCCTTTCACCACGTGGCCAAAAAGCCTCCCCAGTCTGCCCTCAATCCATCTCATCCTGCCCGCGGCTCAGCCACAGCACATGCCCTTCCTCATCTTTTATAGCTGGCAGGTCGAGACTTACATTTCAAGAAGGCAGGCTCAGACTTGACATTTCAAGAACTATGCATGAGGCTAATAACAAGATCTCGAACACGGAGCACTTTCTGTAAGCCAAGCACTGTGCTGGTGCTAGACATTTTGCATACGTGATTTCATCAAAGCCTCACAATAATCCTATGGAGACGGTAACTTCCTCATTTTGcagctggagaaactgagagtTAAGGTCATTTGTTCAGGTTCACATATCTAATGACTTGCCTTGTCCTAATGATCTTGGCACTTCATAGATCTCTCTATTAAAGACAGCACTTTACTTGTTTCTCTCCCTTTACTTGTTTCTCTCCCTTCCATGACCCTAGTTCTCCAGGGGAAGGACCAAGTCTTATTCATCTTTAGAGTCCCTTGGACTGTCTAACATGGTGATTGGAATACgtcaggagccaataaattctagTTGAAATAaacagagaaggagggagagagagaggaaggactAGTGGTTAGGGTGCAGTGAGCGGACACACCAGGCTCAGAGGCTGCAGGGTGTGCTGCTAAGCCCTGGAAagtttgggggggtggggtagagGAGGCAGGGGGCACTGGGAGGGCATCATAGGTGCCCTTGGCAGGGGCCTGGTAAAGTCTGTGTCAAGGCAAAGTCAGCCTTAATGAAAGAGTGTAGAGAGCTCTGGATGATGATCAGGAATCTCGGAATCTAGGGCAGGCTGGAGAAAGAGAGCTTGGAGGCACAGTGTCCTGGCAAGggggcagagagaagagaaaagccaGCCCTGGGAGAGTCCTGGGGGACAGCAAGGTCAGGAAGTTGCCCCTCAGAATAAGCCCTTGGGTGGGGGGTACCCAGGTGTAGCCTGGCCTTTAACTTCCCTCTCCCCCGGCCACTTACACCCCCTGCTTCCACTTGACTGCCTTCTTTACATTATTGAGGTCTCTGCACCAATGACACTTCCTccgagaggccttccctgaccaccccagACCCCCTCAATTATACTGCAGAATTCTATTCCCTTTCTATCCCTAACCACtatctgaaatttatttatttgttttcttgtttctggCTGTTTGTACCCCCATCCCCCCATGGTATTGTGCAGGGATGTGCCTGTCCTTTTCACCAATGCAACCCCTGTGTCTAAACACTGCCTGGTATGTAGTAGGTGCCCAGGAAACATCAGTGGAATGGAGATATCCAGGTGGCCCAGGCTGCGACTGAGCACCGATCAGGGATCAGAGTTGGATCTTGGCCACCTGGCTGGGCTGAGGACTCTCCTAGGAAACCCTGCTGGCTGGCGGAGGCAGGTGAAGACCCTGCAGACATGAGATCCAGAGCACATAAGGAAGGGCCTGTGACTTGTCTTCCACACTGGGGACTCTCCTGCAGCCCCCTTACCCTGGGGTCACTTAGGTCCTGCTGATCCCTGCAGAAGGGAATAGCAGGTCCAAGGAGTGACTCACCTGGTTGCCTGGTTACCTGGAGGCAGATCTTTGAAAAAGCTACGAGGCTGAGACACTGGGATTCCCATGGGGTCTGGAGACTGGGGGATGGGTTACCAGTTTTGGGGGAGGATGAGGATTGAGAGGTGGGGGCTGAGGACTGGAGCTTCAGGGTGCCCCAGGAGGCTGGGTCACCAGGATTCCCCAGAGGCACGGGGCACAGGGCTGGGCTGCCATATTCTTTTGAGGGAGCGAGACTCCTGCACCTGCTCTTCCCAGCTGGGACCAACACAAGCCAGTTCTTGTTTAATGGAGTAGAGACAGATTCGTCTGGGAATGCAGCAAGTGGACCGAGACTGGAAGAAACAGAGGTGCCCTCCTCCCTCTactcccctctctttttctccttcccccaaAGTCTCCCCGCTTTCTCCGGAACCCCTGCCCCCATCTTTCCACAACCCTCTCACGCCCCCTGCCGCTGCTTCTCCGGACACAACAGGCAGCCCAAAGGATCAGCAGGACTGAGACAGGAACAAAATCccatcttttccttccctcctgatctcagagggaggAAGCCGAAGTTCCAATGAGGAAAGAGGAGGTGGGCTCCCGGCTCCCGGAAGGTGAGCTGTGTCTGGTGAGCGTGTGTCCATGTGTGCTCCGCTTAGGAAGTCCCCACTTCTCGGGGAAGACTTCTCTGACACCCACACTAGGTTATGGCCTCCTGGCCACAAAGCTGTCACACTCCCTACTCCCTGATTTTAAGGCATTCACCAATTTCCAACTATACCCTTCTCTGTCAGTCTTCCATGGAACCGTGAGCACCCAGGGGGCAGGAACCCgggtggtttttgtttgtcagtatAACCCAAAGCTTGACTCCGGGCCCGGTCCATGGCAGGTGcacaataaatgttgaataaacaaatgcgCAACGTTCAAGATGGTTTTTAAGCAGGGATTTAATGGGAGGTGTCGGTGCCATTGCCCAGGCTCTGGGGACAGCTGTGAGTCCAGATGTCCTGGCTTCTGCTCAGGGCCCCGTCCATGTCCAGCTTCTGGCCTTGGGCCCAAAGGCCGTCCAAGCAAAAGGAGGCAGAAGAGGCTTCTCCTGGAGGAGGGTGGGATAGGGGTGGGTTAGAGCCACCCAGAAGCTTCTCTCCAACTTTCCAGTTCTCCCCACCAAAGTTTTCAACCAACTTCCTGCCACTGTCCCCTCATGCTCCCTCTTCTGTggccttttcctcctttctcccagAGGTTCCCTCTCCCTCCAGATGTGTCCCTTCccactctctcccctccccttagCTGTTTCCATGGTGTGCAGAGAAACTTGGACATCATTCTCCTCTCTTACCTGGCAGAGCCCCCAGGAAGAGGCGCCCCTGAGGCTGGGCCCAGAGATTGAGGAGGGGGACAGGGTCCTCGGGAGGCATAGCAAGGACCTGGTTTGTTGACCCCTGGCTCAGGACCACCCTGGACATATCCAGCTTCAGCTGCAGAGGGGGACCTAAGACCAAGGGCAGGTCCAGCCCTGGGCCAGGCCCAGAAGACAGTACCACCTTCTACAGAGAGCAGAGGGGGGACAGGGACATAagcaagggaagaaagaaagagccacAGCCACCCCTCGCGGCCTCCACCCCTAGCTGCCTTAATTCAGCCTCCCAGCCACACCATCTGCCTATTCCCGTTACCTAAATTCTGCCTTAATTTTCCTGGCTTGACCCTCTATAAAGCCATACTCACCCCAAATAAATATGAAACCTAAGTCAAAGTCATCTGCAGTTTCAAGATGAGTCTCTGCCTCAGGGTTGCCAGCCTGAAGCCCTCCTAACTGTCAAAATTTGAGGGCCCCTCTCCCAGCCGCTGTGCCCAGGCTCCAATGAATGGGGACACAGTGCCCCCTCTTACTTGATCTTGGAGGTAGAGACTGAGCCAAGAAGGGTTCTCTGGGGTCCCAAGGGTAAGGAGGTGGCCAGTGCCAGCCGCCACCTGGAACCCCAGGTCCAGAGAGAAAGCCCAGGGTTCTGCCTGAGGCTGGGGGATATCTGGGGGGAGAAAGGACCCTTCTGAGGCCTCAAGGCGGGGGCTTCATGGAAGGAGGTGGCTAGCGGTGGAGGCAGGCAGGGGAAGGCAGAGCAGGCCTTGGAGGGAAAAAGAGCCTTTACCTTGGAGGCTGAACTCCGCACAAGTCCCTGGAGGGAAGAATATCCCAGGATGGGACTCTGCAGCACAGCCTCTGAAACCAGTGCGAGTGGAAACTGAAGTCTGGGCCCACGGGTCCAGCCAAATACCCTGGCACAGGCAGCCATCCAGGGCAGGGaccagctggggggtggggagcagaagaTCTGGGGATGTTGGGGATCTGAGCCTCTGAGCCCCAGTCCCAGCCTCCCCACTCTCAGCTTACAGCCCTTGGAAACAAAAGCACTCGGGCTGCCCTGCCCAGCTCTCATTCCATCCCCTCTCCTCAAAAGCCTGGGCCtgaaccctaaagaatacccaggtccctatctgagatgctataaaagtttcactcgctaagtttattcttcagaaacttaaatcctccagagagctcctatgccagctaagtccccaaacccagaggcaatagtctcttcaagaacatcaaccagatgtgtccccttttcccataatatcaacaccccttttcaacatgaacaggttagtggtcactgcctagacatccctgaagatcaggagaatgattaaactagaggaagacagacaagatggaatttaacaaaggattatgaatactgaatctctatataattttcttcttcttagttgctcttcTTAGTtgcagggtattagaatagctagaagaaaagaattgaatGGTGGAAtggtaacccatagcatcctttgaaatttgttctatagctatttgttaaattgtaattcgAAAGTTATTACctatttgtgtatatgttatatttcacaataaggacataactgaaactgtggaactgtaacctataacactctttgaaatttgccagctagttgttaaattgtatttggaAAGTTATACTTCCAGGTAATATGTTACATTCGACgatttaaaaaatggtttaaaaaaaaagcctgggcCTGGACCCCCACGGCTGCCTAAAGGCCAAGGtgtccccctgcccctcccctgtgATGCAGTTACCGGCAGCCggaggttggggggggggggacagcaGCCCCCCCACCGCAATCCTCATGATGGGCTGGGGTTTGTTGGCCAGCATCCCAGAGACCTGCCTCAGGCACAGCACCTCCTCCCCATCCACCCTCAGCAGCAGGGAGTCCCCAAGGCTCTTCACCTCCACCTgcaggaaggaggagaaaggCAGAATCAGAGGCCCCTGGGGTGGCTCCAGCCACCGTCTTCCAAATTGACCCAGTGTCCTGGAACGATCAGGCACTTGaacttggttctgtttccctcatCAGACCAGCTCAAGACACCCCTCCCCTCACTGCTGGCTCACCTGGTGCCACGTCCCATCATCCAGCCGGGGCCCAGCACCCACGGTGAGTTGGGCCCAGGGATTGTGCATTTGGATCTCCAGCCTGCCATCCCGAAGGGCCAGTACAAACCAGTCATCTTTACGGTTGGTATCCCCATAAAAAATCACTCCCTCCGGATCCCAGGTTCGAAGTTCAAAGGAGGAGGAGATTCTGGAGAGACACAGAAGAGAGACTGTGTACGGGGTGTGCCGCGGAGAGTAAAtgtggggctgggggcggggaaaGAATGAAGGACTGGGAGACAGGGAAAGAAGAGCTGATGGAGAGGGTCAGGGAACTAGGTCAAGCGGCTGGGTCAGCTCCATACTTCATGATTTTGTTGATGTCAAAAGTCATGATGGTGACAGGTTCTTGTCCTGTGCCATTGATGAGATGCAGTTCAGGAGGGTCCTGGGGCCtctaacagaaagagaaaataagctGGAACAAGGACATGTCAGAAATGGACAGAGGGAGGGGAACTGCAGCAGGGtcggaaaaggagagagaggactgAGCGCCCTGTCCCACCCCTGCACCTGGGTGGGGGGAAAACGTCCCAGAGCCAGTCCCTCGTGGGTGTGAGGcggtagcagcagcagcagcagcaacagcagcggTTGCGACACGGCCAGGGGGCCTCTAGTCTCCATAGTCAACTTTATTCCTCTCTGCGGCTCAGACAAGTCTGGGGAGACGGCGTGGGAGCAGACAGCCTGCGCAGGGGTGGTGGAGGGTTAAAGGTTGCCCCGGGGGGAAGAAGGGGGGTAGGAGACGGGGGCACTGACCCTACCGCCCCAATGAGGACAAATGGGACTGAGGGACACAGTTCCTCCACCACCATCCCCCACGCCAGAGAAAGTAAATGAGCCGGGAGAGGACACcccacttcccctcccctcctctagAAACTGACCTAGCGCCTCCGAGCCTTCTGCCGCCTGCGGGGGCTGCCTCCACCGGCCTGGGGGCCTGAAACAGTTCTGCCTTGCTCTCCAAGTAGCATCCTCCAGCAGGGCGAGAGCTGAGACAGGCCTGGATCCTAAATATCTAGCTCCGTGACCTTGAGCGAGTCCCTCCCCCATCGCGCTGCAGCGGTCctcgtctgtgaaatggggagtGATAGGGACCCGTTGGGTTCCTGGTATCTGGTGTGAGCTCCTCCCTCGGAATTTTCCCAGGCCCGAAGCTTGCCTGGTAGGGAGGTGGTTATCTCTGCGGAGGAGTTATGGACACTAAGAGCCCCGGCCCCCTTCGCCCCAACATCCTCCCTTAGCCATTTGTTTCAGGGCCCGACACTGCACCAGTAGAAATTCATCAccttctccctgccccattttaaaatgcaaatgtcgCCAGGAGAGAAGACGCTCTGGACCACCCAAAGCTGGAGGAAACAGCCTTCAAGCCGGGGTCTTAGGGCTCACCGAGGTCAGAGTGGGCTTGCATGAGCGGGCGAGTGGGAGTGAAGGTAAAGCAGGCGCCCACTGTATATTTCAACTACAGAAGGGCGGAGGGAGATGTTTGAGCAGCGGGGTCGCGCGGCTGGAGCCCGGAAAACAGATAATAAGATAATAGCAACAGCCGGGAAGCTCTGCACCCCAGCCCTGACCCCTGCCCGGGGACCCAGTCACGAGACCCACCCGTCGGGGGCGGGGCTCGGGGGCGGGGACGAGCCTACTCTGCAAGCCGATTGGCTGGCGGGTGTAGGACGGCAGGGGGCGGGATTCCCTCGGCCTGGGCCGCCTCGGCCGACCCCTCCCCTCGGCCCCGCCCCCGGGGACCCGGCCCCGCCTCCCAGCCCGCGGCGGCCCAACCCCCACCCTACGCTCCCCTCGGCCTTGGGGGATCCGAGCTTGCAGGCTCTTAGGAAGGTCCCAGCTACCCTTCGCCCAGATCTGCGGAACGGAGCTGCGGGTCTGGACTTTGGTCCCAGGCGACGGGACCGGGATGGCTTCCGTGCGGATCCGAGAGGCGGAGGAGGGAGACTGTGGAGACATCCTGAGGCTAATTCGGGTGAAAACTGCGAGCGGGAAACCAGGGTCCTAGCGGGGGGGCAGagcggggatggggtggggggcggtggaGAAGGGGAGGGGCGCGCCTGGAGGTCCTGCTCCGGGAGCCGCGGGGCCCCCTAACTGGCCTCCGTCCCCACGCCGCAGGAACTAGCCGAGTTCGAGAAACTTTCGAATCAGGTGAAGATCAGTGAAGAAGGTGGGAGCCCAGGACCTTGAAGGAGGCCGGGGAGGAAGTGAGGGATGGTTTCTCCCTGGCAGTAAGCTGCAGGGTGGGCGTGCACGCAGGTCCTCCTTCCCACCTCTCCAATCTCTGCAGCCCTGAGAGCAGATGGCTTTGGAGAGCATCCTTTCTATCACTGTTTGGTGGCAGAGATTCTTCCAGCCCCCGCTGAGCCGCAAGGTAAGGACACCTGCACCGCAGACGTCCCCCTCCCAGGCAGcctcagtggtctctctctcccgGCTGCTGGAGGCTTcaccccttctttctctctctcagggcCCTTCTTGGTGGGCTATGGGCTGTACTACTTCATCTACAGCACCTGGACGGGGCGCAACGTGTATCTGGAAGACATCTATGTGAAGCTGGAGTATCGGGGTACTGGGCAGAGGCGGAGGCTGGGTTGGGAGCAAAGAAACCCACAGACCCAACCACCATCCCCTGCCCCCTAATTCCAGTCTATGGCTTTTTCTGATGACCTTCAGCTCAAAGTTTTCAGCTCTTTCTCTCCACAACAGGTCAAGGGATTGGTTCCAAAATAATCAAAAAGGTGGCTGAGGTGAGGAGGGCAGTGACGGTCTGGCTGGGATGGCAGCCACCACCTAGACCCTAGAGAAGCAAGGatatatgggggtggggggtggggtggcaccCTGTGAATATTGGGTGAGAAAGCTTTAACCCCAGGTGAGTGAGTGATGTCTTCTCCCGCAGGTGGGCCTGGATAAGGGCTGCTCCCAGTTCCGCCTAGCTGTCCTAGACTGGAACCAGAGGGCCATGGACTTCTACAAGGCCTTAGGAGCCCATGATCTGACTGAAGCTGAGGGCTGGCACTCCTTCCGCTTTGAAGAGCAGGCGATGAGGAAGTTGGCTGGAAGGTGACACCATCCCTTAGGGTTCGCCCTGTACGTGTGTGGGCAGCCAACtcagcacccggcagtcggcctagtggcacaGTCCCTGCGCCTTCAGTACGTGTCATGGTGACCGTTCCACAAGGCGGAGCAtcgagtggcacctatgactcctgcctaaaaggaatttgtttcttatgctgtttcttatatgtttcttacattcatactgcttctttttctcatttggtgtcttttgggctctgtgatGGTGacatgctcccacacctagctacattaatgagccagcggcttaccctgcattagcgtcagcgtagtgaaaatgcctgctcctttcttagaagacaataggtcaccctttctgctcaaaatcccccttcccaagctttgaaagagttagctagaagaaataaaaacataatgattaacaaattcaaaaacatgaacacaaaaaatagttagaGATTGCTGGGTACTAAATAATAGGAACTGCAATGCCTGTACCCAAGCACTGTGTCTTGCTATGCTTCAGGGAATCTGTCCCTGCTAGCCCATTGATCATTGTGTAGAAATAAATAATGTttgaaatttagccaaactattctagtattgtatgcctaaatgctagtgtgtatgttatagaaaattataaaaataaagctctgatgctctgcttggtcggagatttcaTCTTCGTACCCAGACACAACAAGGTGCCTGTCTCGTTTTttcgccgactccagcccc encodes the following:
- the SHBG gene encoding LOW QUALITY PROTEIN: sex hormone-binding globulin (The sequence of the model RefSeq protein was modified relative to this genomic sequence to represent the inferred CDS: deleted 1 base in 1 codon) — protein: MQAHSDLDEDRCSAMGEGLAQGHGARYLGSRPVSALALLEDATWRARQNCFRPPGRWRQPPQAAEGSEALDLSEPQRGIKLTMETRGPLAVSQPLLLLLLLLLPPHTHEGLALGRFPPTQRPQDPPELHLINGTGQEPVTIMTFDINKIMKISSSFELRTWDPEGVIFYGDTNRKDDWFVLALRDGRLEIQMHNPWAQLTVGAGPRLDDGTWHQVEVKSLGDSLLLRVDGEEVLCLRQVSGMLANKPQPIMRIAVGGLLSPPPNLRLPLVPALDGCLCQGIWLDPWAQTSVSTRTGFRGCAAESHPGIFFPPGTCAEFSLQDIPQPQAEPWAFSLDLGFQVAAGTGHLLTLGTPENPSWLSLYLQDQKVVLSSGPGPGLDLPLVLGPPLQLKLDMSRVVLSQGSTNQVLAMPPEDPVPLLNLWAQPQGRLFLGALPGEASSASFCLDGLWAQGQKLDMDGALSRSQDIWTHSCPQSLGNGTDTSH
- the SAT2 gene encoding thialysine N-epsilon-acetyltransferase isoform X1, with product MFEQRGRAAGARKTDNKIIATAGKLCTPALTPARGPSHETHPSGAGLGGGDEPTLQADWLAGVGRQGAGFPRPGPPRPTPPLGPAPGDPAPPPSPRRPNPHPTLPSALGDPSLQALRKVPATLRPDLRNGAAGLDFGPRRRDRDGFRADPRGGGGRLWRHPEANSALRADGFGEHPFYHCLVAEILPAPAEPQGPFLVGYGLYYFIYSTWTGRNVYLEDIYVKLEYRGQGIGSKIIKKVAEVGLDKGCSQFRLAVLDWNQRAMDFYKALGAHDLTEAEGWHSFRFEEQAMRKLAGR
- the SAT2 gene encoding thialysine N-epsilon-acetyltransferase isoform X2 encodes the protein MASVRIREAEEGDCGDILRLIRELAEFEKLSNQVKISEEALRADGFGEHPFYHCLVAEILPAPAEPQGPFLVGYGLYYFIYSTWTGRNVYLEDIYVKLEYRGQGIGSKIIKKVAEVGLDKGCSQFRLAVLDWNQRAMDFYKALGAHDLTEAEGWHSFRFEEQAMRKLAGR